The DNA segment TGCCGTGATGGAAGCCATGAAGATGGAAATGCAGGTCTCGGCGCACTGCAGCGGGCGCATCACGCTGGCGGCGGCCGCCGGCACGGCCCAGACGCTGGGGGCGGTGATCGCGCACATCCGCTGAATGGAAGGGGCGGCAGGCCAGGCTGGGCACCGTGCTTGACATTGACATGATGTCAATCTCTACAGTCATACTCCATAACCTTGGAGAGTGTGATGAACGCTGCAAACAGACTGCCTGCCCATTTCGATTTCACCGTAGAGGGAATGACCTGCGCGTCCTGTGTGGGCCGGGTGGAGCGTGCGCTCAAGAAGGTGCCCGGTGTGCAGGAGGCAGTGGTCAATCTGGCCACGGAAAAAGCCAGCCTGCAGCTGGATGATCCGGCGCAGGCTGCCGCCATCCTGCCGTTGGCGGTGGCGGCCATCGAAAAGGCTGGCTATGCCGTGCCCCAGCAGACCGTGGATCTGCAGGTCGGCGGCATGACCTGCGCCTCCTGCGTGGGGCGGGTGGAGCGGGCGCTGAAGAAAGTGCCCGGCGTGCAGGGCGCCAGTGTCAATCTGGCCACGGAGCGCGCCGCCGTGCAGGTCAACGACGGCACCGATGTGGGGGCGCTGATTGCCGCCGTGGCCAAGGCCGGCTACGAGGCCAGCGTGGTGCCGCAGGCCGGATCCGGCAAGGCGGTGGACGACGCGGCGGCCGAGCGCCAGGCGCAGGAGCGGGCCTCGCTGCAGCGCGCGCTGATTTTTGCCGCGGTGTTTGCATTGCCCGTGTTCCTGCTGGAAATGGGCGGCCACATGGTGCCGGCTTTCCACCATTGGGTGTCCCATACCATCGGCACGCAGAACAGCTGGTACCTGCAGTTTGCACTGACGGCCGTGGTGCTGTGCGGCCCGGGCCGCCGCTTCTTTGAAAAAGGCATTCCCGCCTTGCTGCGCGGGGCGCCGGACATGAATTCGCTGGTCGCCGTGGGTACCTCGGCCGCCTTTGCCTATTCGGTGGTGGCCACCTTTGTGCCGCAATGGCTGCCGGCCGGCACCGTGAATGTGTACTACGAGGCGGCCGCCGTCATCGTGGCGCTGATCCTGTTGGGGCGCTTCATGGAAGCGCGCGCCAAGGGCAATACCTCCGAAGCCATCCGCCGCCTGGTGCAGCTGCAGGCCAAGACCGCCCGCGTGCGCCGCGATGGTGCGGTGCTGGAGCTGGACATCGCCCAGGTGCATGCCGGTGATGTGATCGAAGTGCGGCCGGGCGAGCGCATTCCGGTGGACGGGGAGGTGGTCGAGGGCCAGAGCTTTGTCGATGAATCCATGATCAGCGGCGAACCCGTGCCGGTGGAAAAGACCGTGGGCGCCGAAGTCGTGGGCGGCACGGTGAACCAGAACGGTGCCCTGGTGTTCCGGGCCACCAAGGTGGGGGCCGACACGCTGCTGGCGCAGATCATCCGCATGGTGGAGCAGGCCCAGGGCAGCAAGCTGCCGATCCAGGCGCTGGTGGACAAGATCACCATGTGGTTTGTGCCTGCGGTGATGGCGGCGGCACTGCTGACCTTTGCCGTCTGGCTGGTCTGGGGCCCAGCGCCTGCGCTGAGCTTTGCGCTGGTGAATGCCGTGGCCGTGCTCATCATTGCCTGCCCCTGCGCCATGGGGCTGGCCACGCCGACGTCCATCATGGTCGGCACCGGCCGCGCCGCGCAGATGGGGGTGCTGCTGCGCAAGGGCGAGGCGCTGCAGCAGCTCAAGGATGCCAAGGTGGTGGCGGTGGACAAGACCGGCACGCTGACCAAGGGCCGCCCGGAGCTGACCGATCTGGTGCTATCTGATGGGCTGCAGCGCAGCCAGGTGCTGGCGCAGGTGGCGGCCGTGGAGGACCGCAGCGAGCACCCGATTGCCCGCGCCATCGTGGATGCGGCGCGTGCCGAAGGTCTGCAGATCCCGGCGATCAGCGGGTTTGAATCCGTCACCGGCTTTGGCGTGCGCGCGGTGGTCGACGGCCACCGGGTGGAGATCGGCGCGGACCGCTTCATGCGCGAACTGGGCCTGGGTGTGGACGGTTTTGCGGCTGAGGCGCTGCGCCTGGGCGGCGAAGGCAAGACGCCGCTGTATGCGGCCATCGATGGCAGGCTGGTTGCCATGATTGCCGTGGCCGACCCCATCAAGCCCACGACCCGGCCCGCGATTGAGGCGCTGCATGCGCTGGGTCTGAAGGTGGCGATGATCACCGGCGACAACCGCCACACCGCCGAAGCGATTGCCCGGCAACTGGGCATTGACGAAGTGGTGGCCGAGGTCCTGCCCGGCGGCAAGGTGGAGACCGTGCAGCGCCTGAAGGCCGAGCACGGCACGCTGGCCTATGTGGGGGACGGCATCAACGACGCCCCCGCGCTGGCCGAGGCCGATGTGGGCATTGCCATTGGCACGGGCACCGACATTGCGATCGAGGCGGCCGATGTGGTGCTGATGTCGGGCGACCTGTCGGGCGTGCCGAATGCGATTGCGCTGTCCAAGGCCACGATGAAGAACATCGGTGAAAACCTGTTCTGGGCCTTTGCCTACAACGTGGCGCTGATCCCCGTGGCGGCGGGTCTGCTGTACCCGTTCAACGGCACGCTGCTGTCGCCCGTGTTTGCGGCCGGGGCCATGGCGTTGTCCAGCGTGTTTGTGCTCTCCAATGCGCTGCGGCTCAAGCGGTTCAAGGCACCGTTGTAAGACCGCAGGTTGCCGGGGCGCGGCTGCGGCATGAAAAAAGCGCTTCCGGGGAAGCGCTGGAGGGAAGGGCAGTCCGGGGTCAGGACGGCAGCTTGGGCACGTCGATGAAGTCGTCCAGGCTCAGCCCCTTTTCTTTCAGCAGCGCTTCCAGCACGGGCTTCAAGCGGCCCA comes from the Comamonas terrigena NBRC 13299 genome and includes:
- a CDS encoding heavy metal translocating P-type ATPase: MNAANRLPAHFDFTVEGMTCASCVGRVERALKKVPGVQEAVVNLATEKASLQLDDPAQAAAILPLAVAAIEKAGYAVPQQTVDLQVGGMTCASCVGRVERALKKVPGVQGASVNLATERAAVQVNDGTDVGALIAAVAKAGYEASVVPQAGSGKAVDDAAAERQAQERASLQRALIFAAVFALPVFLLEMGGHMVPAFHHWVSHTIGTQNSWYLQFALTAVVLCGPGRRFFEKGIPALLRGAPDMNSLVAVGTSAAFAYSVVATFVPQWLPAGTVNVYYEAAAVIVALILLGRFMEARAKGNTSEAIRRLVQLQAKTARVRRDGAVLELDIAQVHAGDVIEVRPGERIPVDGEVVEGQSFVDESMISGEPVPVEKTVGAEVVGGTVNQNGALVFRATKVGADTLLAQIIRMVEQAQGSKLPIQALVDKITMWFVPAVMAAALLTFAVWLVWGPAPALSFALVNAVAVLIIACPCAMGLATPTSIMVGTGRAAQMGVLLRKGEALQQLKDAKVVAVDKTGTLTKGRPELTDLVLSDGLQRSQVLAQVAAVEDRSEHPIARAIVDAARAEGLQIPAISGFESVTGFGVRAVVDGHRVEIGADRFMRELGLGVDGFAAEALRLGGEGKTPLYAAIDGRLVAMIAVADPIKPTTRPAIEALHALGLKVAMITGDNRHTAEAIARQLGIDEVVAEVLPGGKVETVQRLKAEHGTLAYVGDGINDAPALAEADVGIAIGTGTDIAIEAADVVLMSGDLSGVPNAIALSKATMKNIGENLFWAFAYNVALIPVAAGLLYPFNGTLLSPVFAAGAMALSSVFVLSNALRLKRFKAPL